A window from Culex pipiens pallens isolate TS chromosome 3, TS_CPP_V2, whole genome shotgun sequence encodes these proteins:
- the LOC120422922 gene encoding kazrin-like isoform X4 produces the protein MQLNGNTTVTMAASSEPPEPPPRNPDKINASLKQLTDAKTRSLDTADKTAAPPVTGVRTFRPILSLDNAKPLPKAFESAGTPTSAPATTFIGGNKSNNSSSDSSTTPSGPGPSTSSSSNENNAARTSSNEVAASAGGSATSPPGPEESIGSKLNSGSQQPAQTSPTQSERSSTGSKDQSGDNAGDNLFKNGVKDLASPQTTKIRHENERLTAEITRLKKLLANSPDGAVGGVDPLLSDSNSFDAHSTDDSGGRVEKLENELRISKELIQSLKLERKKLRSDKSDLLSQVKQLCASLQDKEQELRNFIRNFEQRIRETEVSSAKHNSERERERWSLLKHARDEAERSIALAAQLNARDIQLQRTQEQLQEARRQLSGCMSDQESLVSAAPLTPPSGHLNHTQTATGGYSNISGTPGDRGSCSADSGVRELIAGSSDRESAAGDLNLSDGPCENGPCIQVDSDSVSLVSSHHNMYQYGTPKERSPTLSPLNAGAYSRSVDTTALSNSFRSVDQLGSPIENENQTFARRLQQQQSQSSQSSKTGAAGAVGGAGTSLTGRTGRGGTWGSISRVFARNRNRNKSNPVAETEPTDFQWSPLTEEGYAEKLRLLREASSMPMERWRASQVLAWLEVALGMPQYSARCAENVKSGKVLLELSDAELESGLGTSHPMHRKKLRLAIEEQRRPELVRYPTIGQLGHTWVASEWLPDIGLPQYGESFMHSLVDARMLDTLSKKELEKYLGVTRKFHQASIVHGIHVLRIMKYDRQSLAMRRLQSENVDTDPIVWTNQRFIRWARSIDLGEYADNLKDSGVHGGLVVLEPSFSGDTMATALGIPPSKNIIRRHLATEFETLILPASFPPGKDHRDPSQKHSG, from the exons AAAACCCGTTCACTGGACACGGCAGATAAGACGGCCGCCCCGCCCGTCACCGGTGTCCGCACGTTCCGGCCGATCCTGTCGCTGGACAATGCCAAACCCCTGCCGAAAGCGTTCGAATCGGCCGGAACGCCCACGTCCGCCCCGGCCACGACCTTCATCGGGGGCAATAAATCCAACAACAGTAGCAGCGATTCCAGCACAACGCCGAGCGGGCCCGGTCCCAGTACCAGCAGCAGTAGCAACGAAAACAATGCCGCGCGGACGTCCTCCAACGAGGTGGCAGCGTCGGCGGGCGGAAGCGCAACGAGTCCACCGGGGCCGGAAGAATCAATTGGCTCGAAATTAAACTCTGGCAGCCAACAACCTGCGCAAACATCGCCCACCCAGAGTGAACGCAGCAGTACCGGCAGTAAGGATCAGAGCGGAGATAACGCGGGGGACAACCTGTTCAAAAATGGCGTCAAGGATTTGG CGTCGCCTCAAACGACCAAGATCCGGCACGAGAACGAGCGGCTGACGGCGGAGATCACGCGGCTGAAAAAGCTGCTCGCCAACTCGCCGGACGGGGCCGTCGGCGGCGTCGACCCGCTGCTGTCCGACAGCAACAGCTTCGACGCGCACTCGACCGACGACAGTGGCGGCCGGGTCGAGAAGCTCGAGAACGAGCTGCGGATATCGAAGGAGCTGATTCAGA GTCTCAAGCTGGAGCGCAAAAAGCTCCGTTCGGACAAGTCCGACCTGCTGTCCCAGGTGAAGCAGCTGTGCGCGTCGCTCCAGGACAAGGAGCAAGAACTGAGGAATTTCATCCGTAACTTCGAGCAACGAATACGGGAAACGGAGGTGAGCAGCGCCAAGCACAACTCGGAGCGGGAACGCGAGCGGTGGTCCCTGCTGAAGCACGCCCGTGACGAGGCGGAACGTTCGATCGCGCTGGCGGCCCAGCTGAACGCCCGCGACATCCAGCTGCAGCGAACCCAGGAACAGCTGCAGGAAGCGCGGCGGCAACTGTCCGGTTGTATGTCCGACCAGGAAAGCTTGGTATCGGCGGCTCCGTTGACGCCACCGTCGGGACACTTGAACCACACTCAAACGGCTACTGGGGGATACTCCAACATCAGCGGAACTCCTGGCGATCGTGGTTCGTGTAGTGCCGATTCCGGTGTTAGAG AGCTTATTGCAGGAAGCAGCGATCGGGAGAGCGCCGCTGGAGATCTGAACCTCAGTGACGGGCCCTGCGAGAACGGACCCTGCATACAGGTTGACTCGGACAGTGTGTCGCTGGTGTCCAGCCACCACAACATGTACCAAT ACGGAACACCGAAGGAACGAAGTCCGACGCTTTCGCCGTTGAACGCCGGGGCCTACTCGCGATCAGTTGATACGACCGCACTTTCCAA CTCCTTCCGTTCTGTTGATCAGCTGGGTTCCCCAATCGAGAACGAGAACCAAACCTTTGCCAGAAGACTGCAGCAGCAACAATCTCAATCATCGCAATCATCCAAGACTGGCGCTGCCGGTGCCGTTGGTGGTGCCGGAACAAGCCTAACGGGCCGTACAGGCCGTGGCGGAACCTGGGGCAGTATATCGCGGGTGTTTGCCCGCAACCGGAACCGCAACAAGAGCAACCCGGTGGCGGAAACCGAACCCACCGACTTCCAGTGGAGTCCGCTGACCGAGGAAGGCTACGCGGAAAAGCTACGACTGCTGCGGGAAGCCTCCTCGATGCCGATGGAACGTTGGAGGGCTTCCCAGGTGCTGGCCTGGCTGGAGGTTGCCCTCGGTATGCCCCAGTACAGTGCACGATGCGCCGAAAACGTCAAGAGCGGCAAGGTCCTGCTCGAACTGAGCGATGCCGAACTGGAAAGCGGCCTCGGCACGAGCCATCCGATGCATCGGAAGAAGCTGCGGCTGGCCATCGAAGAGCAACGCCGTCCGGAGCTGGTCCGGTATCCGACCATTGGGCAGCTGGGTCACAC CTGGGTCGCCTCCGAGTGGCTTCCGGACATTGGTCTTCCACAGTACGGGGAATCGTTCATGCACTCGCTGGTGGACGCCCGCATGTTGGACACCCTCTCGAAGAAGGAGCTGGAAAAGTATCTCGGCGTGACGCGCAAGTTCCACCAGGCCAGCATCGTACACG GAATCCACGTGCTCCGGATAATGAAGTACGACCGGCAGTCGCTGGCCATGCGGCGGCTCCAGTCGGAGAACGTCGACACCGATCCGATCGTGTGGACGAACCAGCGGTTCATCCGCTGGGCGCGCTCCATCGATCTGGGCGAGTACGCTGACAACTTGAAAG ATAGCGGCGTTCACGGCGGCCTGGTGGTTCTGGAGCCGTCCTTCTCCGGCGACACGATGGCCACGGCACTCGGCATTCCTCCCTCGAAGAACATCATCCGGCGCCATCTGGCGACGGAATTCGAAACGCTCATCCTTCCAGCAAG
- the LOC120422922 gene encoding kazrin-like isoform X5: MQLNGNTTVTMAASSEPPEPPPRNPDKINASLKQLTDAKTRSLDTADKTAAPPVTGVRTFRPILSLDNAKPLPKAFESAGTPTSAPATTFIGGNKSNNSSSDSSTTPSGPGPSTSSSSNENNAARTSSNEVAASAGGSATSPPGPEESIGSKLNSGSQQPAQTSPTQSERSSTGSKDQSGDNAGDNLFKNGVKDLASPQTTKIRHENERLTAEITRLKKLLANSPDGAVGGVDPLLSDSNSFDAHSTDDSGGRVEKLENELRISKELIQSLKLERKKLRSDKSDLLSQVKQLCASLQDKEQELRNFIRNFEQRIRETEVSSAKHNSERERERWSLLKHARDEAERSIALAAQLNARDIQLQRTQEQLQEARRQLSGCMSDQESLVSAAPLTPPSGHLNHTQTATGGYSNISGTPGDRGSCSADSGVRELIAGSSDRESAAGDLNLSDGPCENGPCIQVDSDSVSLVSSHHNMYQYGTPKERSPTLSPLNAGAYSRSVDTTALSNSFRSVDQLGSPIENENQTFARRLQQQQSQSSQSSKTGAAGAVGGAGTSLTGRTGRGGTWGSISRVFARNRNRNKSNPVAETEPTDFQWSPLTEEGYAEKLRLLREASSMPMERWRASQVLAWLEVALGMPQYSARCAENVKSGKVLLELSDAELESGLGTSHPMHRKKLRLAIEEQRRPELVRYPTIGQLGHTWVASEWLPDIGLPQYGESFMHSLVDARMLDTLSKKELEKYLGVTRKFHQASIVHGIHVLRIMKYDRQSLAMRRLQSENVDTDPIVWTNQRFIRWARSIDLGEYADNLKDSGVHGGLVVLEPSFSGDTMATALGIPPSKNIIRRHLATEFETLILPARDPSQKHSG, translated from the exons AAAACCCGTTCACTGGACACGGCAGATAAGACGGCCGCCCCGCCCGTCACCGGTGTCCGCACGTTCCGGCCGATCCTGTCGCTGGACAATGCCAAACCCCTGCCGAAAGCGTTCGAATCGGCCGGAACGCCCACGTCCGCCCCGGCCACGACCTTCATCGGGGGCAATAAATCCAACAACAGTAGCAGCGATTCCAGCACAACGCCGAGCGGGCCCGGTCCCAGTACCAGCAGCAGTAGCAACGAAAACAATGCCGCGCGGACGTCCTCCAACGAGGTGGCAGCGTCGGCGGGCGGAAGCGCAACGAGTCCACCGGGGCCGGAAGAATCAATTGGCTCGAAATTAAACTCTGGCAGCCAACAACCTGCGCAAACATCGCCCACCCAGAGTGAACGCAGCAGTACCGGCAGTAAGGATCAGAGCGGAGATAACGCGGGGGACAACCTGTTCAAAAATGGCGTCAAGGATTTGG CGTCGCCTCAAACGACCAAGATCCGGCACGAGAACGAGCGGCTGACGGCGGAGATCACGCGGCTGAAAAAGCTGCTCGCCAACTCGCCGGACGGGGCCGTCGGCGGCGTCGACCCGCTGCTGTCCGACAGCAACAGCTTCGACGCGCACTCGACCGACGACAGTGGCGGCCGGGTCGAGAAGCTCGAGAACGAGCTGCGGATATCGAAGGAGCTGATTCAGA GTCTCAAGCTGGAGCGCAAAAAGCTCCGTTCGGACAAGTCCGACCTGCTGTCCCAGGTGAAGCAGCTGTGCGCGTCGCTCCAGGACAAGGAGCAAGAACTGAGGAATTTCATCCGTAACTTCGAGCAACGAATACGGGAAACGGAGGTGAGCAGCGCCAAGCACAACTCGGAGCGGGAACGCGAGCGGTGGTCCCTGCTGAAGCACGCCCGTGACGAGGCGGAACGTTCGATCGCGCTGGCGGCCCAGCTGAACGCCCGCGACATCCAGCTGCAGCGAACCCAGGAACAGCTGCAGGAAGCGCGGCGGCAACTGTCCGGTTGTATGTCCGACCAGGAAAGCTTGGTATCGGCGGCTCCGTTGACGCCACCGTCGGGACACTTGAACCACACTCAAACGGCTACTGGGGGATACTCCAACATCAGCGGAACTCCTGGCGATCGTGGTTCGTGTAGTGCCGATTCCGGTGTTAGAG AGCTTATTGCAGGAAGCAGCGATCGGGAGAGCGCCGCTGGAGATCTGAACCTCAGTGACGGGCCCTGCGAGAACGGACCCTGCATACAGGTTGACTCGGACAGTGTGTCGCTGGTGTCCAGCCACCACAACATGTACCAAT ACGGAACACCGAAGGAACGAAGTCCGACGCTTTCGCCGTTGAACGCCGGGGCCTACTCGCGATCAGTTGATACGACCGCACTTTCCAA CTCCTTCCGTTCTGTTGATCAGCTGGGTTCCCCAATCGAGAACGAGAACCAAACCTTTGCCAGAAGACTGCAGCAGCAACAATCTCAATCATCGCAATCATCCAAGACTGGCGCTGCCGGTGCCGTTGGTGGTGCCGGAACAAGCCTAACGGGCCGTACAGGCCGTGGCGGAACCTGGGGCAGTATATCGCGGGTGTTTGCCCGCAACCGGAACCGCAACAAGAGCAACCCGGTGGCGGAAACCGAACCCACCGACTTCCAGTGGAGTCCGCTGACCGAGGAAGGCTACGCGGAAAAGCTACGACTGCTGCGGGAAGCCTCCTCGATGCCGATGGAACGTTGGAGGGCTTCCCAGGTGCTGGCCTGGCTGGAGGTTGCCCTCGGTATGCCCCAGTACAGTGCACGATGCGCCGAAAACGTCAAGAGCGGCAAGGTCCTGCTCGAACTGAGCGATGCCGAACTGGAAAGCGGCCTCGGCACGAGCCATCCGATGCATCGGAAGAAGCTGCGGCTGGCCATCGAAGAGCAACGCCGTCCGGAGCTGGTCCGGTATCCGACCATTGGGCAGCTGGGTCACAC CTGGGTCGCCTCCGAGTGGCTTCCGGACATTGGTCTTCCACAGTACGGGGAATCGTTCATGCACTCGCTGGTGGACGCCCGCATGTTGGACACCCTCTCGAAGAAGGAGCTGGAAAAGTATCTCGGCGTGACGCGCAAGTTCCACCAGGCCAGCATCGTACACG GAATCCACGTGCTCCGGATAATGAAGTACGACCGGCAGTCGCTGGCCATGCGGCGGCTCCAGTCGGAGAACGTCGACACCGATCCGATCGTGTGGACGAACCAGCGGTTCATCCGCTGGGCGCGCTCCATCGATCTGGGCGAGTACGCTGACAACTTGAAAG ATAGCGGCGTTCACGGCGGCCTGGTGGTTCTGGAGCCGTCCTTCTCCGGCGACACGATGGCCACGGCACTCGGCATTCCTCCCTCGAAGAACATCATCCGGCGCCATCTGGCGACGGAATTCGAAACGCTCATCCTTCCAGCAAG